From Deinococcus aquaticus, one genomic window encodes:
- a CDS encoding PAS domain-containing protein: MKPGLAELRWAYLLFALLALETLLVAWLAPQPAALVLVLPLLAVQGVAVWLAPRIVTLVRGHRLLKESFEQELDFARQVMESVDHGLTVLDGDGRFTYVNRAYAQMLGLPASALVGRTPFEFTVPDDHTQLQEGRRAREAGQASSYRTRLKRTDGTTLDVIVTGTPQWHKGRIVGNFAVIAPLRELMDDLCCEERRQA, from the coding sequence ATGAAGCCGGGTCTGGCCGAACTGAGGTGGGCGTACCTGCTGTTCGCGCTGCTGGCCCTGGAGACGCTCCTGGTGGCGTGGCTGGCGCCGCAGCCGGCGGCGCTGGTGCTGGTGCTGCCGCTGCTGGCCGTGCAGGGCGTGGCCGTGTGGCTGGCCCCCCGGATCGTGACCCTGGTGCGCGGGCACCGGCTGCTGAAAGAGTCGTTCGAGCAGGAACTGGATTTTGCGCGGCAGGTCATGGAGAGCGTGGATCACGGCCTGACCGTGCTGGACGGCGACGGGCGTTTCACGTACGTGAACCGGGCGTACGCGCAGATGCTGGGGCTGCCCGCCAGCGCGCTGGTGGGGCGCACGCCATTCGAGTTCACGGTCCCTGACGATCACACGCAGTTACAGGAGGGCCGCCGGGCGCGGGAGGCCGGGCAGGCCAGCTCGTACCGGACGCGGCTGAAACGCACGGACGGCACGACCCTGGATGTGATCGTGACCGGCACGCCCCAGTGGCACAAGGGGCGCATCGTGGGGAATTTTGCGGTGATCGCGCCGCTGCGGGAACTGATGGACGACCTGTGCTGCGAGGAACGTCGGCAGGCGTGA
- a CDS encoding class I SAM-dependent methyltransferase, whose protein sequence is MSDHPARADHATPDTSSAAQFNRHAAKYAASEVHRHGPSLPALLAAADPHAADVALDVATGTGNTALALAPHVAQVTGLDVAGGMLAHARDRAAQEGVPNATFVVGSAEAIPFPDGSFTLVTSRHAPHHFRDLPRFLAEARRVLKPGGRLVIADQISPAPDLQAWIDAYQRRRDPSHHAQRTVPAWQALAREAGLRWAGETLVPYRLEFAWWTAQSGSTQGTVQALREMVAALTPPQQAAIGAEFDAAGQLSAHVDQMMVARLERD, encoded by the coding sequence ATGAGCGACCACCCCGCCCGCGCAGACCACGCCACCCCTGACACCAGCAGCGCGGCGCAGTTCAACCGGCACGCCGCGAAGTACGCCGCCAGCGAGGTTCACCGCCACGGGCCCAGCCTGCCCGCCCTGCTGGCCGCCGCCGACCCGCACGCAGCCGACGTGGCGCTGGACGTGGCGACCGGGACCGGGAACACCGCCCTGGCCCTGGCACCGCACGTCGCGCAGGTCACGGGCCTGGACGTGGCCGGGGGCATGCTGGCCCACGCGCGGGACCGCGCCGCGCAGGAGGGCGTGCCCAACGCCACGTTCGTCGTGGGCAGCGCCGAGGCCATTCCCTTCCCGGACGGGTCGTTCACGCTGGTCACGTCCCGCCACGCGCCGCATCACTTCCGGGACCTGCCGCGCTTTCTGGCCGAGGCGCGGCGCGTCCTGAAACCCGGCGGGCGGCTGGTCATCGCCGACCAGATCAGCCCTGCGCCCGACCTGCAAGCCTGGATCGACGCCTACCAGCGGCGGCGCGACCCCAGCCACCACGCGCAGCGCACCGTGCCCGCATGGCAGGCCCTGGCGCGGGAGGCGGGCCTGCGCTGGGCAGGCGAGACGCTGGTCCCCTACCGCCTGGAGTTCGCGTGGTGGACCGCGCAGAGCGGCAGCACGCAGGGCACCGTGCAGGCGCTGCGCGAGATGGTCGCGGCCCTGACCCCGCCGCAGCAGGCCGCCATCGGCGCGGAATTCGACGCTGCCGGACAACTGAGCGCCCACGTGGATCAGATGATGGTCGCCCGGCTGGAACGCGACTGA
- a CDS encoding LysR family transcriptional regulator gives MASLDPFRVFVAVYRAGSLSRAARDRHLTQPAVSAQLAALEARMGEPLFLRTPRGVTPTERGKLLYAQVAQSVDHLQAASAALRGSPAPPGPLRLGLTPEVLHGFALPRLAGLPGALHVTFGEDRALLAALGSGTLDAALVTTEPEGRQLTAQVVTEMPFALIGPPDWDAAPTLPATLGAWLNARPWVSYSVELPVTRRFFTGTLGQRFAARQALIAPDLRAVVRAVTLGMGASLVPLFAAQEALDAGQVRELWPARSRIPAARWWLAQRAADEARPDLHALRGALQTGPLPDVIRVPSVPTRIRPD, from the coding sequence ATGGCGTCTCTTGATCCGTTCCGTGTGTTCGTGGCGGTGTACCGTGCCGGCAGCCTGAGCCGCGCCGCCCGTGACCGCCACCTGACCCAGCCCGCCGTGAGTGCGCAACTGGCGGCGCTGGAGGCCCGCATGGGCGAGCCTCTATTTCTGCGCACCCCGCGCGGCGTGACTCCAACCGAGCGCGGCAAACTGCTGTACGCACAGGTGGCGCAGAGCGTGGATCACCTCCAGGCGGCCAGCGCTGCCCTGCGCGGCAGCCCGGCCCCGCCTGGCCCACTGCGGCTGGGCCTGACACCCGAGGTCCTGCACGGCTTCGCGCTGCCCCGGCTGGCCGGACTGCCGGGCGCGCTGCACGTCACGTTCGGCGAGGACCGCGCGCTGCTGGCCGCGCTGGGCAGCGGCACGCTGGACGCCGCGCTGGTCACGACCGAACCCGAGGGCCGCCAGTTGACGGCGCAGGTCGTGACCGAGATGCCGTTCGCGCTGATCGGCCCGCCCGACTGGGACGCCGCGCCCACCCTGCCCGCCACGCTGGGCGCGTGGCTGAACGCGCGGCCGTGGGTGAGTTACAGCGTGGAACTGCCGGTCACGCGGCGGTTCTTCACGGGCACGCTGGGGCAGCGGTTCGCGGCGCGGCAGGCGCTGATCGCGCCGGACCTGCGGGCCGTGGTGCGGGCCGTCACACTGGGCATGGGGGCCAGTCTGGTTCCCCTGTTCGCCGCGCAGGAGGCGCTGGACGCCGGGCAGGTCCGCGAACTCTGGCCCGCCCGGTCGCGCATCCCGGCGGCCCGCTGGTGGCTGGCGCAGCGCGCGGCCGACGAGGCGCGGCCCGACCTGCACGCCCTGCGAGGAGCGTTGCAGACCGGGCCGCTGCCGGACGTCATACGGGTGCCGTCTGTTCCCACCCGCATCCGCCCGGATTGA
- a CDS encoding c-type cytochrome: MNRRTQREAGDVMSWALGVTAGLVLGVTLLIATPQLMKAPQAETTKTGTTATTMPETATQSMTTESTTAESTTTNSTTTGATTTPAPATDTAAPDATPAAAATTDAAPAGEAAAGDPTAGQTVFAGNCAGCHGANAQGQIGPSLVTADGPKAWTDAQFLTSLREGKTPQRELSAAMPRFSEGQISDADVANIHAYLKTLN, from the coding sequence ATGAACAGACGAACGCAGCGTGAAGCGGGTGACGTGATGTCCTGGGCCCTGGGCGTTACGGCCGGACTGGTACTGGGCGTGACCCTGCTGATCGCCACCCCGCAGCTCATGAAAGCCCCCCAGGCCGAAACCACGAAGACCGGGACGACCGCAACGACCATGCCCGAAACGGCCACCCAGTCAATGACCACAGAGTCAACGACCGCAGAGTCAACGACGACCAATTCGACGACCACGGGGGCCACCACGACCCCTGCGCCCGCCACCGATACTGCTGCCCCCGACGCTACACCTGCCGCCGCTGCGACCACCGACGCCGCGCCTGCCGGGGAGGCCGCCGCTGGCGATCCCACCGCCGGGCAGACGGTCTTCGCGGGCAACTGCGCCGGGTGCCACGGCGCGAACGCACAGGGTCAGATCGGCCCGAGCCTCGTGACCGCCGACGGCCCGAAAGCCTGGACGGACGCGCAGTTCCTGACCTCCCTGCGCGAGGGTAAAACCCCGCAGCGTGAACTGAGCGCCGCGATGCCCCGCTTCAGCGAAGGCCAGATCAGCGACGCGGACGTGGCCAACATCCACGCGTACCTCAAGACTCTGAACTGA
- a CDS encoding MGMT family protein yields the protein MSDPAQSAPVAPAFRERVLALVARIPEGHVMTYGQLALLAGNPGAARQVGFVMNSLVGGVSTSGDGLPWHRVINAQGRVSTHKVGFGDMQEGLLRAEGVVLDGTGRCDLAARQWWPEEERGAPPTPLL from the coding sequence ATGAGCGACCCTGCCCAGTCTGCGCCGGTGGCCCCCGCGTTCCGTGAACGGGTGCTGGCCCTGGTGGCCCGCATTCCCGAGGGCCACGTCATGACGTACGGGCAACTGGCGCTGCTGGCCGGGAATCCCGGTGCGGCCCGGCAGGTGGGCTTCGTGATGAACTCGCTTGTGGGCGGCGTGAGCACGTCCGGCGACGGGTTGCCGTGGCACCGCGTGATCAACGCGCAGGGCCGCGTCAGCACCCACAAGGTCGGCTTCGGGGACATGCAGGAGGGCCTGCTGCGCGCCGAGGGCGTCGTGCTGGACGGCACGGGCCGCTGCGACCTCGCCGCGAGGCAGTGGTGGCCGGAAGAGGAACGCGGCGCGCCCCCCACCCCGCTGCTGTAA
- a CDS encoding N-acetylmuramoyl-L-alanine amidase: MKLTATFLSSALLMAVAGSGLAQTGDPFQRSAPAAVPPTVSAAGSATVTPSVPITLTGVQNATFGSPRSSNQGSATRVVFDLAPGVSYSLTPTFTGLRVDVQGARVQPAVVSGLGNSVTEYRAGGGQATLSTLFPLSLTDGWQAREATLATGTRVLIIDIGATVTGGAPNSRVLPSAPISAAAQAVLNAPVNTVTSAPASVSSLPPGDTVTRGGKVLPPAPALPGDNTARPNDLNGLVPGTSGGVTLPQLRIGKSPGQTRVVLDLPPGTAYRIVPGPGGLSVELTGPAVPAQRERNVSPELTEWSAQPTLSGGIILLSTPAPTTARSGWRAQLLLPGSGALSRLAIDLSPAMADLTPLPAAARIVAAVPPFPATRGTAILALSATYVRPRVVIDAGHGGRDPGAVGSVTEKEVTLAVALRVRDLLAPAGVDVVLTRDSDRELSSDKNTDLKMRAGMGTPGTQLFVSIHVNALEARSALKGYGVETWWNPNHPNSSALASLLQRNMVEQTGAFSKGLKNNQSLSVLRNSRIPAALVEIGFASHPVDGQNLKDSNYLDRVALGIAQGVREALVSGVTADAGSSPPLAKRAP, from the coding sequence ATGAAGCTGACTGCCACTTTCCTCTCATCCGCGCTGCTGATGGCGGTCGCGGGTTCAGGACTGGCCCAGACCGGTGATCCGTTTCAGCGGTCCGCCCCCGCCGCCGTTCCCCCCACCGTCTCTGCGGCGGGCAGCGCGACCGTCACGCCGTCAGTGCCCATCACACTGACCGGCGTGCAGAACGCCACCTTCGGCTCGCCCCGCTCCAGCAACCAGGGCAGCGCGACGCGCGTGGTGTTCGACCTGGCTCCCGGCGTCAGTTACTCCCTGACCCCTACCTTCACAGGCCTGCGCGTGGACGTGCAGGGCGCGCGCGTGCAGCCCGCCGTGGTCAGCGGCCTGGGCAACAGCGTCACCGAGTACCGCGCCGGGGGCGGGCAGGCCACGCTGTCCACCCTGTTTCCGCTGTCCCTGACCGACGGCTGGCAGGCGCGCGAGGCCACGCTGGCAACCGGCACCCGCGTGCTGATCATCGACATCGGCGCGACCGTCACGGGCGGCGCGCCGAACAGCCGCGTGCTGCCCAGCGCGCCCATCAGCGCCGCCGCGCAGGCCGTCCTGAACGCTCCAGTCAACACAGTCACCTCCGCCCCGGCCAGTGTCAGCAGCCTCCCGCCCGGCGATACCGTCACGCGCGGCGGGAAGGTCCTGCCGCCCGCCCCGGCCCTGCCCGGCGACAACACCGCCCGCCCCAACGACCTGAACGGACTGGTGCCCGGCACGTCGGGCGGCGTCACGCTGCCGCAACTGCGGATCGGCAAGAGCCCCGGCCAGACGCGCGTGGTGCTGGACCTGCCGCCCGGCACCGCCTACCGCATCGTGCCCGGACCCGGCGGCCTGAGCGTGGAGCTGACCGGCCCGGCCGTCCCGGCCCAGCGGGAACGGAACGTCAGCCCGGAACTGACGGAATGGTCCGCGCAGCCCACCCTGAGCGGCGGGATCATCCTGCTGTCCACGCCCGCCCCCACCACCGCCCGCAGCGGCTGGCGCGCGCAACTGCTGCTGCCGGGCAGCGGCGCGCTGTCCCGGCTGGCCATCGACCTGTCGCCCGCCATGGCCGACCTGACCCCACTGCCCGCCGCCGCGCGGATCGTGGCGGCCGTGCCGCCCTTCCCGGCCACGCGCGGCACGGCCATCCTGGCCCTGAGCGCCACGTACGTCCGGCCCCGCGTGGTCATCGACGCCGGGCACGGCGGCCGGGACCCCGGCGCGGTCGGGTCGGTCACCGAGAAGGAAGTCACGCTGGCCGTCGCGCTACGCGTGCGGGACCTGCTGGCACCGGCCGGCGTGGACGTCGTCCTGACCCGTGACAGCGACCGCGAACTGAGCAGCGACAAGAACACCGACCTGAAGATGCGCGCCGGCATGGGCACCCCCGGCACGCAACTGTTCGTCAGTATTCACGTGAACGCCCTCGAAGCCCGCAGCGCCCTCAAGGGCTACGGTGTGGAAACCTGGTGGAATCCCAACCACCCCAACAGCAGCGCCCTGGCCTCGCTGCTGCAACGCAACATGGTTGAGCAGACCGGCGCGTTCAGCAAGGGTCTGAAGAACAACCAGTCCCTGAGCGTGCTGCGTAACAGCCGCATTCCGGCCGCGCTGGTCGAGATCGGCTTCGCCAGCCACCCGGTCGACGGGCAGAACCTGAAAGACAGCAATTACCTGGACCGCGTGGCGCTGGGCATCGCGCAGGGCGTCCGCGAGGCCCTGGTCAGCGGCGTGACCGCCGATGCCGGGAGCTCCCCCCCCCTCGCCAAACGGGCCCCCTGA
- a CDS encoding peptidoglycan-binding domain-containing protein, with the protein MNRRATPTTRSLPLPAPRRLALRAVALTLALTLLAAHAQARTPDLSAAATRTAAALNGVLRNCPASFDPIGTPGKQCVGAPGTTEQVRQTLTAALKADLYGVWRSRDDQRSVFNWLDTPGGFVYLRLQPDPDGRAQTLIYLDLPPDGDPTPDSSAPASAPATPLPAPTLPAGTVQMGGVTLTPLDPPGTAQAARPAPTPPTPRVTLPAAEQATPAATASPTVSTPASGRSARSLAPVPFSRPLAVQTTRLNGPDVLAVQNRLIRLMRPARPGQGDGWFGPVTAEAVRAFQQASALPVTGRVDRATWDRLFAPDARTFNAP; encoded by the coding sequence ATGAACCGGCGTGCCACGCCCACGACCCGCTCCCTTCCCCTCCCGGCGCCGCGCCGCCTGGCCCTGCGCGCCGTGGCCCTGACCCTCGCCCTGACCCTGCTGGCCGCGCACGCCCAGGCCCGCACGCCGGACCTGAGCGCCGCCGCCACCCGCACCGCCGCCGCCCTGAACGGCGTGCTGCGCAACTGCCCGGCCAGTTTCGACCCCATCGGCACGCCCGGCAAACAGTGCGTCGGCGCGCCCGGTACCACCGAGCAGGTCCGGCAGACCCTGACCGCCGCCCTGAAAGCCGACCTGTACGGCGTGTGGCGCAGCCGCGACGACCAGCGCAGCGTGTTCAACTGGCTGGACACCCCCGGCGGCTTCGTATACCTGCGCCTGCAACCTGACCCGGACGGCCGCGCCCAGACCCTGATCTACCTGGACCTGCCCCCGGACGGCGACCCCACCCCGGACAGCAGCGCCCCCGCCAGTGCCCCGGCCACCCCGCTGCCCGCGCCCACCCTGCCCGCCGGGACCGTGCAGATGGGCGGCGTGACCCTGACCCCACTCGACCCGCCCGGAACCGCCCAGGCAGCCCGCCCGGCGCCCACGCCTCCCACCCCGCGCGTGACCCTGCCGGCGGCTGAACAGGCGACCCCGGCTGCCACTGCGTCCCCCACCGTTTCTACCCCCGCGTCCGGTCGCTCGGCGCGCTCGCTGGCCCCGGTACCGTTCAGCCGGCCACTCGCCGTGCAAACCACCCGCCTGAACGGCCCGGACGTGCTGGCCGTGCAGAACCGCCTGATCCGCCTGATGCGCCCCGCCCGCCCCGGCCAGGGCGACGGCTGGTTCGGCCCCGTCACCGCCGAGGCCGTCCGCGCCTTCCAGCAGGCCAGCGCCCTGCCCGTCACGGGCCGCGTGGACCGCGCCACCTGGGACCGCCTGTTCGCCCCGGACGCCCGGACCTTCAACGCCCCCTGA
- a CDS encoding DsbA family protein, which produces MTASFQPASPDKIRVDIWSDVACPWCYVGKRRLESALAQFPQSDNVEIVWHSFELDPSTPAEHPLNMRDGLPASTAAAPTRPRA; this is translated from the coding sequence ATGACCGCCTCCTTCCAGCCCGCCAGCCCCGACAAGATCCGCGTGGACATCTGGTCCGACGTCGCCTGCCCCTGGTGCTACGTCGGCAAACGCCGCCTGGAAAGCGCCCTGGCGCAGTTCCCGCAGAGCGACAACGTCGAGATCGTCTGGCACTCCTTCGAACTCGACCCCAGCACGCCCGCCGAGCACCCCCTGAACATGCGCGACGGACTGCCCGCAAGTACGGCCGCAGCGCCGACGAGGCCCAGGGCATGA
- a CDS encoding DsbA family oxidoreductase — translation MTRVAADEGLDYHFDRVRIGNTFLAHQLIHHAAAHGQQDAMKERLLRAYMSEGELISDLDTLVRLGEETGLDGAEVRAALLDGRHAHAVRQDETQAQALGISGVPFFVLGGKYGVNGAQDPQTLLGALTQVWDETHPAPLQMIGADAPAEGCEDGQCAVPAQN, via the coding sequence ATGACCCGCGTGGCCGCCGACGAGGGCCTGGACTACCACTTCGACCGCGTGCGCATCGGCAACACCTTCCTGGCCCACCAGCTGATCCACCACGCCGCCGCGCACGGCCAGCAGGACGCCATGAAGGAACGCCTGCTGCGCGCCTACATGAGCGAGGGCGAACTGATCAGCGACCTGGACACCCTGGTCCGCCTGGGCGAGGAAACCGGACTGGACGGCGCCGAGGTGCGCGCCGCGCTGCTGGACGGCCGCCACGCACACGCCGTCCGCCAGGATGAAACGCAGGCGCAGGCGCTGGGCATCAGCGGCGTGCCCTTCTTCGTGCTGGGCGGCAAGTACGGCGTGAACGGCGCGCAGGACCCGCAGACGCTGCTGGGCGCCCTGACGCAGGTCTGGGACGAGACCCACCCCGCGCCCCTCCAGATGATCGGCGCGGACGCCCCCGCCGAAGGCTGCGAGGACGGGCAGTGCGCCGTGCCCGCGCAGAACTGA
- the ftsH gene encoding ATP-dependent zinc metalloprotease FtsH, with protein sequence MKRPTVLWGLGLALLLLLALGMTLPRDRRNELNLTEFTAALNRGQVSTAVIVYQNGTAQVGGQLEDGRPYRTRTLAADPLLNLASLQQSGVTVSYLAPSRLSVLSVLSVALTVALIGGLIVLLMRGRQSGGSDAAGNFGKSKAAVISEGQIKLNFTDVAGCDEAKQDLQEVVDFLRHPEKYHQLGARIPHGVLLVGPPGSGKTLLAKAVAGEARVPYFSISGSDFVEMFVGVGAARVRDLFEQARKAAPCIVFIDEIDAVGRKRGMNMQGGNDEREQTLNQLLVEMDGFSSGQEVIILAATNRPDVLDAALLRPGRFDRQVVVDAPDVRGREQILRIHARKKPLDASVDLGVVARRTAGMVGADLENLLNEAALQAARSGRTRIVGRDVDEARDRVLMGPERRSLVVREADRKVTAYHEVGHALAAQLLPGADKAHKLTIVPRGRSLGSALYTPQDRMHHTRAALLDRICVALAGHAAEQIATGQVTTGAANDFQQATSIARRMVTEWGMSSVGQLALEQDSGSYLGYGPQQGAYSDHTAQAIDEEVSRILNGEFQRALDLLGEHAHVLYRLTDELVARESLSGEDVQTVLAGGTLPPLSPDLRPTETAAPTGKLTPGPA encoded by the coding sequence ATGAAGCGGCCCACCGTGCTGTGGGGACTGGGGCTGGCGCTGCTGCTGCTCCTCGCGCTTGGCATGACCCTGCCGCGTGACCGCAGGAACGAACTGAACCTCACGGAGTTCACGGCGGCCCTGAACCGCGGGCAGGTCAGTACGGCCGTCATCGTGTACCAGAACGGAACCGCGCAGGTCGGCGGGCAACTCGAGGACGGCCGCCCCTACCGCACCCGCACCCTGGCGGCCGACCCGCTGCTGAACCTCGCGTCGCTCCAGCAGTCCGGGGTGACCGTCTCGTACCTCGCGCCGTCCCGCCTGAGTGTCCTGAGCGTCCTGAGCGTGGCCCTGACTGTCGCCCTGATCGGCGGCCTGATCGTCCTGCTGATGCGCGGTCGCCAGAGCGGCGGCAGCGACGCGGCGGGAAATTTCGGGAAGTCGAAGGCGGCCGTGATCAGCGAGGGCCAGATCAAACTCAACTTCACCGACGTCGCCGGCTGCGACGAGGCCAAACAGGACCTCCAGGAAGTCGTCGATTTCCTCCGCCACCCCGAGAAGTACCACCAGCTCGGCGCCCGCATCCCCCACGGCGTGTTGCTGGTCGGCCCTCCCGGCAGCGGCAAGACCCTCCTCGCCAAGGCCGTTGCCGGTGAGGCCCGCGTGCCGTACTTCAGCATCAGCGGCAGCGACTTCGTCGAGATGTTCGTCGGCGTCGGCGCCGCCCGCGTCCGCGACCTGTTCGAGCAGGCCCGCAAGGCCGCGCCCTGCATCGTCTTCATCGACGAGATCGACGCCGTGGGCCGCAAGCGCGGCATGAACATGCAGGGCGGCAACGACGAACGCGAACAGACCCTCAATCAGCTGCTCGTCGAGATGGACGGCTTCAGTAGCGGGCAGGAGGTGATCATCCTGGCCGCCACGAACCGCCCGGACGTGCTGGACGCAGCGCTGCTGCGTCCGGGACGCTTCGACCGGCAGGTGGTGGTGGATGCACCGGACGTGCGGGGCCGCGAGCAGATCCTGCGCATTCACGCGCGCAAGAAGCCCCTGGACGCCAGCGTGGACCTGGGTGTGGTGGCACGGCGGACGGCGGGGATGGTGGGGGCGGACCTGGAGAACCTGCTGAACGAGGCGGCGTTGCAGGCGGCGCGGTCGGGTCGGACGCGGATCGTGGGGCGGGACGTGGATGAAGCGCGGGACCGGGTGCTGATGGGCCCGGAGCGGCGCAGTCTGGTGGTGCGGGAGGCGGACCGGAAGGTCACGGCGTACCACGAGGTCGGCCACGCCCTCGCCGCGCAACTGCTGCCCGGCGCGGACAAGGCCCACAAGCTGACCATCGTGCCCCGGGGCCGCAGCCTGGGCAGCGCGCTGTACACCCCGCAGGACCGCATGCACCACACCCGCGCCGCGCTGCTGGACCGGATCTGCGTGGCGCTGGCCGGGCACGCCGCCGAGCAGATCGCCACCGGGCAGGTCACGACCGGCGCGGCCAACGACTTCCAGCAGGCGACCAGCATCGCGCGGCGCATGGTCACCGAGTGGGGCATGAGCAGCGTGGGGCAACTGGCGCTGGAGCAGGACAGCGGCTCGTACCTGGGGTACGGCCCGCAGCAGGGCGCGTACAGCGACCACACCGCGCAGGCCATCGACGAGGAAGTCAGCCGCATCCTGAACGGCGAGTTCCAGCGGGCACTGGACCTGCTGGGCGAGCACGCGCACGTCCTGTACCGCCTGACCGACGAACTCGTCGCCCGCGAGAGCCTCAGCGGCGAGGACGTGCAGACCGTCCTAGCCGGGGGTACGTTACCTCCCCTCTCGCCCGACCTGCGCCCCACCGAAACCGCTGCGCCCACCGGGAAGCTCACGCCGGGACCCGCGTAG
- a CDS encoding stalk domain-containing protein has product MLGSVQLTFTLDQAGAFVNGSPVTLQSPPRLIGGRTMLPLREVADLLGQPLLGTTTQLQLARLSVDARQNSASLSGQAQPAGTVASVGTTLYVSARTLADALNANLISDDRTFTLTALRDGGNPLTPQARFSTDKSVYAPGERVVYTEYPFDPDGADITARRWTGRQDAYFQPGTYTVGLTVTNSRGLQSQPFTRTIRVEGTPADSPLTYALKYAQPGDAFPDPQILNYPSATPVTVDGPNYPLLFSDSPEVPTQSGILYQDSVQGRARLLAYHLNGLGRPARLYVMARNLESRAVEVRSERLGETAPTRIEGILGQVTLMEYFASSGGTTLSLMPGQSAAVYASPTLSAGSGVNVMQDLTTSGRVELTFLMLEDTLPPTGQVAQQLPYLRPDGRHVRGTFPDAVRHLRVNLSTLPTRIVIGDGQVDPAIVGTDALTRQSVRLSGNYGVLYDLEVNGAAGTAVALSPRGGLYRGAMNVQDGPITQTIKLPRSGNALKPDEPVMLWRSQSDRLNIDFVPASGSNLPISLVFYRARTLSGFGGLIKTYQP; this is encoded by the coding sequence ATGCTGGGCTCGGTGCAGCTGACCTTCACGCTGGATCAGGCGGGCGCGTTCGTGAACGGCAGTCCCGTCACGCTGCAGAGCCCGCCGCGCCTGATCGGGGGGCGCACCATGCTGCCCCTGCGCGAGGTGGCGGACCTGCTGGGGCAACCGCTGCTGGGCACCACCACGCAGCTGCAACTGGCGCGCCTGAGCGTGGACGCCCGCCAGAACAGCGCCTCGCTGAGCGGGCAGGCGCAGCCCGCCGGGACGGTCGCCAGCGTGGGCACCACCCTGTACGTCAGCGCCCGCACACTGGCCGACGCCCTGAACGCCAACCTGATCAGCGACGACCGCACCTTCACGCTGACCGCCCTGCGCGACGGCGGCAACCCCCTGACCCCGCAGGCGCGCTTCAGTACCGACAAGAGCGTGTACGCGCCGGGCGAGCGGGTCGTGTACACCGAGTACCCCTTCGACCCGGACGGCGCGGACATCACCGCGCGCCGCTGGACCGGCCGGCAGGACGCGTACTTTCAGCCCGGCACGTACACCGTCGGGCTGACCGTCACGAACAGCCGGGGCCTTCAGAGCCAGCCGTTCACGCGCACCATCCGCGTGGAAGGCACGCCCGCCGACAGTCCCCTGACGTACGCCCTGAAGTACGCGCAGCCCGGCGACGCCTTCCCCGACCCGCAGATCCTGAACTACCCGTCGGCCACGCCCGTCACCGTGGACGGCCCGAACTACCCGCTGCTGTTCAGTGACAGCCCCGAGGTGCCCACCCAGAGCGGCATCCTGTACCAGGACAGCGTGCAGGGGCGCGCGCGGCTGCTGGCGTACCACCTGAACGGCCTGGGCCGCCCGGCCCGCCTGTACGTCATGGCCCGCAACCTCGAATCCCGCGCCGTGGAAGTCCGCAGCGAACGCCTGGGCGAGACGGCCCCCACCCGCATCGAGGGCATCCTGGGGCAGGTGACGCTCATGGAGTACTTCGCTTCCAGCGGCGGCACCACCCTGAGCCTGATGCCGGGCCAGTCGGCCGCCGTGTACGCCAGCCCCACCCTGAGCGCCGGGAGCGGCGTGAACGTCATGCAGGACCTGACCACCTCGGGCCGCGTGGAGCTGACCTTCCTGATGCTGGAAGACACCCTGCCGCCCACCGGGCAGGTCGCGCAGCAACTCCCGTACCTGCGCCCGGACGGCCGGCACGTGCGCGGCACCTTCCCGGACGCCGTGCGGCACCTGCGCGTGAACCTGAGCACCCTGCCCACCCGCATCGTGATCGGGGACGGTCAGGTGGACCCCGCCATCGTGGGCACCGACGCCCTGACCCGCCAGAGCGTGCGCCTGAGCGGCAACTACGGCGTGCTGTACGACCTGGAAGTGAACGGCGCGGCCGGCACCGCCGTGGCCCTCAGCCCGCGCGGCGGCCTGTACCGGGGCGCCATGAACGTGCAGGACGGCCCCATCACGCAGACCATCAAGTTGCCCCGCAGCGGCAACGCCCTGAAACCCGACGAACCCGTCATGCTGTGGCGCTCCCAGAGCGACCGCCTGAACATCGACTTCGTGCCGGCCAGCGGCAGCAACCTGCCGATCAGCCTGGTGTTCTACCGCGCCCGGACGCTCAGCGGGTTCGGCGGGCTGATCAAGACCTACCAGCCGTAA